One part of the Rutidosis leptorrhynchoides isolate AG116_Rl617_1_P2 chromosome 1, CSIRO_AGI_Rlap_v1, whole genome shotgun sequence genome encodes these proteins:
- the LOC139861274 gene encoding probable pectinesterase 68 — MAAYVLYLFFSFLIIAMSSETSKASHNWVGPSGHRNITVDVNGHGDYNTVQAAIDSVSINNRKNILILISTGVYKEKVVVPASKPYITFQGEGKEKTVIEWHDRASDRGPDGQQLRTYQTASVIVYASYFSARNISFKNTAPAPMPGMHGWQAAAFRISGDKAYFSGCGFYGAQDTLCDDAGRHYFKECYIEGSIDFIFGNGRSMYKDCELHSIAKRFGSIAAHDRRTPDDKSGFAFVGCKVTGSGPLYVGRAMGQYSRIVYSFTYFDDVVAHGGWDDWDHTSNKNKTAFFGVYRCWGPGAAAVRGLSWARELNYDSAHKFFAKSFVNGRHWIAPSDV; from the exons TGTCATCAGAGACTTCTAAAGCTAGCCACAACTGGGTGGGTCCCTCCGGCCACCGTAATATCACAGTCGACGTTAATGGGCATGGCGACTACAATACGGTCCAGGCAGCCATTGACTCCGTTTCAATTAATAATCGGAAGAACATTCTCATTCTTATATCCACCGGTGTTTACAA GGAAAAGGTGGTGGTTCCAGCAAGTAAACCGTACATAACTTTTCAAGGGGAAGGAAAGGAGAAAACAGTGATAGAATGGCATGACCGGGCAAGTGACCGAGGACCGGATGGGCAACAGTTGCGTACTTATCAAACAGCTTCGGTCATTGTGTACGCTAGCTATTTCTCTGCCAGAAATATTAGCTTCAAG AATACCGCGCCAGCGCCAATGCCTGGAATGCACGGGTGGCAAGCTGCCGCCTTTCGGATATCAGGCGACAAAGCGTATTTTTCAGGGTGCGGATTTTACGGGGCGCAGGATACACTATGTGACGACGCTGGTCGACATTACTTTAAAGAATGTTATATCGAGGGTTCCATTGACTTCATTTTTGGCAATGGTCGTTCTATGTACAAA GATTGCGAGCTACATTCGATAGCAAAAAGATTTGGATCAATAGCGGCACATGATAGAAGAACTCCAGACGATAAGAGTGGGTTCGCTTTCGTAGGATGTAAGGTAACAGGTAGCGGGCCATTGTATGTGGGTCGGGCAATGGGTCAGTACTCACGGATCGTCTACTCGTTCACCTATTTTGATGACGTTGTTGCTCATGGTGGTTGGGATGATTGGGACCATACAAGCAACAAAAACAA GACTGCATTTTTTGGAGTGTATAGATGTTGGGGCCCAGGTGCAGCAGCAGTCCGTGGGCTTTCATGGGCCCGAGAGTTAAATTACGATTCTGCCCATAAGTTTTTTGCAAAGAGCTTTGTCAATGGACGACATTGGATTGCCCCTTCTGATGTTTAG